DNA sequence from the Brevundimonas sp. NIBR10 genome:
CGCGTGGGCGCCCGACAGGGAGCCGCCGAAGACCGTGAAATCCTTGGAGAAGACATAGACCAGACGGCCGCCGATGGCGCCTCGTCCGGTGACGACGCCGTCGCCGGGGATGCGCTGCTTGTCCATGCCGAACTGGGTCGAGCGGTGCTCGACGAACATATCGGTTTCCTCGAACGAGCCCTCGTCCAGCAGGACGTCGATCCGCTCGCGCGCCGACAGCTTGCCCTTGGCGTGCTGGGCCGCGATGCGGGCCTCGCCACCACCGAGTTTCGCGGCCGCGCGGCGCTGGTCCAGTTGTTCGAGGATGGACTGCATCTGGATTTCCTACTTGCGAGTAGACTTAATGGCCGAACGGTGCCTCCGGGTCAACGGGGACGCTTCAGCGGGGCCGGACTCCTTCGGAGAAACTGTCCCACAGGCGTTCGGCGATCTCCTGGGGCGTCAGCTTGCCGTTAGGGGCGTACCACTGGGCGATCGAGTTCATCGCGCCCGAGATGGCGAAGGTGGACATCCGCACGTCGGCGGTGCGCAGGGATCCGTCTCGCACCCCTTCGCGCAGTAGGTCGCGGATGCGGGCGTCCACCTTGCGTTTGACGGCGCGCAGCCGGTCACGGACGTCTGGGGTCAGCTCGACGTCGGGGACGCGGTGCAGGCAGCGTCCGAAGACCGTGGTGGTGATCTCCACGTATTTCTGGACCACCTGATGCAGGCGCTCGCGGCCGTCGATGCCGGTGACGGCGCTCTCCTCGACGGCTTCGGAATAGGCGTCGAGCGCCAGGGTGAAACAGGCGCCGAGCAGAGCCTGTTTGCCGCCCGCATAGTAGTAGACCGTGGGCTTGGACACGCCCAGGCGTGCGGCGATGTCGTCGATCGAGGTCGCGCCGTATCCGTCCTGGACGAAGGCGGACGCCGCGGCGGCCAGGACGGCCTCGCGCTTGGCGTCCGGATCGCGGGCGCGGCCGCCTGTCCAGGGATCGTCGGTGAGGGTGGAAACACTACTCATGGGTCAGGGATAGCACATATCGTCGTGACTCAAATCCTCCCCCGTTGGGGGAGGTGGCGCAGCGCGCCTTCGCGCTGTGACGGAGGGGGCTCGAAGCGAGCTTGGTGTTTGCGGCCGGCCCCCTCCACCCCTTCGGGGTCCCCCGCCCCCTACGGGTGAGGATTGAGCAACGCCGCATTCGCCTCGCACAACGCCTTGACCCATCCGCGCACGGCCCGCAGCCGCGCGGTGTCGTGGACCTCGCGGTGGGTGCTGAGCCAGAAGCGGCGCTGGATCAGGACGTCGGGCAGGACCCGCTCCAGACCCTCGGCCAGGAAACAGGGCAGGACGCCGATGCCGCCGCCGCCCGCGATGATGTCCCTCTGGGCCCGGATCGAGGACGAGGCCAGATGCGGGGTCAGGCCGGGCCTGACCTCGTCCAGATAGCGCAGCTCGGGCGCATAGATCAGGTCGTCGACATAGCCGACGATGTCGTGGCCGGCGAGGGCGTCGATGCCGCCCGGGGCACCGCGCTGCGTCAGGTATGCGGGGGCGGCATAGAGGGCCAGTTGGTAGGACGTCAGGGGCTCGACGATCAGCCGGGTGCTGTCGGGCGCGCTGAGGGTGATGGCCATGTCCACCTCGCGCCGGCTGGGCGACAGGAAGCCCGAACTGGCGGCCAGCTCGATGCGCAGGCCCGGCCGCGCGGCGTGCAGGCCGGCCAGGGCAGGGGCCAGGACGACGCCGCCGAAGCCCTCTGAGGCGCTGATCCGCACCGTGCCGGCCACGACATCGGGCTGGGCGATGCGGCCGGCGGCGTCCATGGCGGTCTCGGCCTCCAGCCCGACCTGAAGCAACTGGGCCCCGGCGGCGGTGAGTTGCAGACCCTGGGCCGAGCGGACCACCAGGGTCGATTTCAGCGCGCTCTCCAGCCGGGCCACCCGGCGACCGACCGTGGCGGCGTCGATGCCGAGCCGGCTCGCCGCCCCGCCCAGAGACCCGGCGCGGGCGGCGGCGATGAAGATGCGGACGTCGTCCCAGTCGAACATTGTGGGATTGCAGCGGGGTTGCTGCGGGAATGCAAGTCCGGTGTCAGGCGCGGAGGCGGACCACCGCGCCCTCGGCTGCGTCCGCGCGGCCGTCGGCGAGGTCGCGTACCACCTTTGCCGCCGCCTCCAGCCCCTGGTGTTCGACGATGCGGATCCAGGGCGAGGCCGGATCGACCACCCGCTCAAAGAAGGCGCGCTGGTCGGCGAAGAACCGGTCGTAGAAGGCGCGAAGCGTGCCGCGTTGCCGGTGCGAGTCCAGGCAGGTGGCGGCGAAGAAGAAGACCGGGCGGGGTCCGACCAGGTCGGGATCGTCG
Encoded proteins:
- a CDS encoding TetR/AcrR family transcriptional regulator, which gives rise to MSSVSTLTDDPWTGGRARDPDAKREAVLAAAASAFVQDGYGATSIDDIAARLGVSKPTVYYYAGGKQALLGACFTLALDAYSEAVEESAVTGIDGRERLHQVVQKYVEITTTVFGRCLHRVPDVELTPDVRDRLRAVKRKVDARIRDLLREGVRDGSLRTADVRMSTFAISGAMNSIAQWYAPNGKLTPQEIAERLWDSFSEGVRPR
- a CDS encoding LysR family transcriptional regulator, with amino-acid sequence MFDWDDVRIFIAAARAGSLGGAASRLGIDAATVGRRVARLESALKSTLVVRSAQGLQLTAAGAQLLQVGLEAETAMDAAGRIAQPDVVAGTVRISASEGFGGVVLAPALAGLHAARPGLRIELAASSGFLSPSRREVDMAITLSAPDSTRLIVEPLTSYQLALYAAPAYLTQRGAPGGIDALAGHDIVGYVDDLIYAPELRYLDEVRPGLTPHLASSSIRAQRDIIAGGGGIGVLPCFLAEGLERVLPDVLIQRRFWLSTHREVHDTARLRAVRGWVKALCEANAALLNPHP